Below is a window of Rhea pennata isolate bPtePen1 chromosome 2, bPtePen1.pri, whole genome shotgun sequence DNA.
ATAGTTAGCTTCTCACTTTCAGTTCAAGAATGTGGAAGATTCTGATCTGAAACCCACTATAAGGCACATTTTCTAAACTGTCCATTTGTCACCAGAAAGACTGCAGAAGTTCACTACCTATCTTGGGAGTTAGTATTGAAGGCTAGGCATTATGCAGAATGACATATAATACATTGAAAAGTAAGGCTAACTTCATTTATTCTGCTCTATAGAACTTATTTCTAAGTGCTATTAAACCCACAGAATTGTTCTCTTCAGCTGGAATATGCCATTAAATTTGCATGGATCAGTGACAGCCTAATGCTTATAATATGGTTTGACTTTCCTGGATTGTTCCAGAACTATAATGTATTTCTCATctacttctaaaaaaaattaaccttttGCCTCCAGTTTAGCCACACAATTCTTAGTGAGCATTAGTGCCTTTCAAATCAGCTCAGCTCACTGTCTTCCCTCTATGTGTTTCTAAACTTGTAGCTGTATTTGTAGCACTCTTCTTTAGGTCAGCTTGCAAGTTATGCAGCTAGATAGCCTCACAGCTCATACAGGCACAGAGGGCATTAGATTTCATCAAGAAGAAGCTGGCATAGTTTGCCTTACCATCTAAGGTTTCTCAAAACATGTTTGCTATCCCTGACAAAAGGGTAGCAGCAAGAAAAGACATGCTAACTACTGTATGCTGATCCTTAGCACCAGGATATTGTGTGAATGCTCCCCAAATTCCAGTATAAGTCAGGCagttgaaaggaaaataagtatttcatgCTAGAGCTAAGGGAAACCCTTTAACACCAGAGAAACTCAAAGGCAGACAATATAAGCTTTCTCCAGGTTCCAGTCTTGAGGAAGAGGCACTAAGCAGCTTTAAAGTTGACTTTTATAGTTGTCTCAGGATTCTAGGGCCCAGTTTATAACCTGTAGATGTTTGGAACTGACAACTGCATTATTTCTATATActtatacaaaataaataataataaaattgttaaaaacaatttgtatagtaaaaattaagacaaagaaagaatgagCAAATATTCGTAGGTTATACCTGCATGGGCCACAGGATATAGCGAATATCACCACAGATACCTCCTTTTGTATACATCTCTTTGCTTCCTCCAGTGGTGAAAGAAAACAGGGCTAATTTATTCTGGAATTAAGAAAACTGTGCTTAGGATAGGAATGTTTAAAGAAGAGTGACTGAATAGTTCAAGAGATACTCAGGGGAACCTGGACAGCACGCATCTCTACAGGAGGTGTTTTGTCCTCTTTTCCTCTGACCTTACATGTAGTAGCAGCTGTGAGATAAAGCTGCAAGACTTGCAACTAGACAATGGACTGCGTGTCAGGGCTTTAGACAGAGAcagattaaaaagcaaaggaactGCATTAACACATAACCAGAGCATGAAGCAGGGTTGACCTTTGCTTTCACCTATGAAATGTTTGGAAAACTATGACTGGAAAACACTATATTTCTgagaatatttctgttcttctctttcttgaacGGAGAGATCGAAATACTACAGTAACCCCCTTTCAAACTTGGACTTGCTAGTCACTTGTCAAGGAATAATCTGagtaaaatatgtattctttAGACTTTCTTCTTCAGGTGTCTAAAAGCTCAATGTTTCTTCTGATTGGTTATCCCATAGGCTTGTTGTGCTCAGCATCTCAGTTTTTGCTTCTctaattaaaaacacagatttttcctCATATGACTCATTGCAGTATCCTAATTGCCTTGAGTCTGCAATCAGCATGAAGCTATAAAGGCTGGGGAATATTCCTACTCATCTCAGTGAGACAGCCATTTCTGAAATTAGAACAAACTGATATGTTTGGAATTGTTACAAAGATCAGAAATTAAACAGATGCATACGCAGCTAACATGAATGTGCAAATAGTATTGTTTACTTCTGCATGCAACAGCTGTTACCGAGCAAGATCCATTAGGCAGTGGACCCAAGTTCTCTAGTTATTGACTAACTTGGTTATGCCCAATGCCATGGAGAGCTTTGAAGTTTTGAATTGGCATCTAGAGATATTAGACTTGCCCAATTTAGAAAGtacacaaaagaaaaggctCAAAGGAGATGGCTGAAATAGAGTCTGAGAACCACATGCACTGAGCATTTCAGGTTTCTACTCAATTTTTATAGTTTAATTCTAACTTCTGACATTCAATCCCAGAACAGGAATCTTTGTCATCTGTTCTAATATGCTACCCATGACAGATTCATCCTTCTGtggcaggaagaaagagagactAAGAAGTTTTAAGATATGTAtcaatttaaacttttttctagATTGTATGCCATCCCAGTGCACTGTGATACAATTACCAAATTATAAAGCCAATTTTGTAGGCCAGATAAAAATCTCTAGGTgattgtttaaatatttaggaACCACTGCATTCTCCTCATTGTACTTGCTACCTTTCAGACAGTTTTAACAATCCAGAAGGTTACTTAACATGTTACCAAAGCATTATtgacagctgcagaaatgacCACACAAGCAAAGTGGGATAGTTTTCCGCTTACAGACAGTTGAGTCATCCTATTTATCTGCATGCATGCTCCTGCCCTACCCTAACCATAAACACAACAGCTTAAACATTTACCTCAGATTAACATACAggattttgtattaaaaaagtgctttttcttttcttccaaacttGAGTGGGCACAAAGTTTCTGCCTCACATTCAATTATTGTGTCCTGCTCTTTATGTATGCCAGAATATTTTGTCTATTGAAATAGTGTTACAGAACAGGAAGTGCTAAGGTTCCTAAAACCTAAGCCTGTGCATTTCTTAGTTTTTGTagaataagcaaaaataaaagtcctTCACCAATATGTAGGTCAAACTTTCCCCCCATATTTCCTGAAATACgcttattttaaagctgaagcTTCTGTAGATGCTCAGCTTAATCTTCCAGCTACTCTGGAATACTTTAGTGCATGGAAGGCTGTGCACTATCTGCTTGTTTGTAAGAATGAAGTTAAAGATGTTGATCTCCTACCCACTAGTCTGTACTGGTGTGTTTGGCCACAGGTAATCCACCACAGCCGCTTCAGCTGGAATCTCCATCTTGAATTTGGCtgttgcctcctcctcctcccttcagTCTATAAttacttgttttattatttttagcttttggaACATATTGCAGAAGATTGATGTTTGGAAAGTATTCTGGAGAAAGCTAAGGGAATGTAGTTTTGTGATAGACTAGAAAAGAGTTTCTGTATCTGCTTGTCCAACTGCTAAAGCAATTGTTGAGTGCTGCTGAGATCTAAGTTACTTTGGATTGCTAAGCAGTCCAAAAACTTTAGTTAACGTAAGACTAAATCCAGAGAACACCTGAATAAACCAGAGACTTCAGAAAATGAGTCATTCCTCCACAGAAAAAGCTGTGATCTATTTTCAGGACAGCCTAAAGTGAGAGCTTGATGCAAGtacagtggaagaaaaagactATTACCTAAAAAGGACTGCATAAATCTTGATCTTAATAAAACACTCCCCAAAACATACCTTGAGCAAACCGGAATCATAGCAATCTGGAAATTTGTGAGCAAATCCTTCAACCAAGACTCTGTCCATCCAGCCCTTCATGATTGCTGGCATGCTGAACCAGTACAAGGGAAACTAGGCAAAAAGTAAATTACCTTCTTAATACAGAGAGTCTGAGACATCCTTAAGCGTGGTCTATATTCTCTTCATCTGTTCCGATCTTGTACCTGTTTTCTTCCAGCCCTCTGTTCAGAGAGGCAGTAACTATGTTTggcaaaaattatttaaaatgatttttgtatgtAGTAGTCTCAAGTACTTAACCTGTGCATCTGTAGTGTTTTAACACCATGGTGAATCTGAGGTCTTATACACAGAGTTGGAATATGATGAAGCAGGAAGGTGTCATTTAACTCAAACTTAAGACTGTACACAATAGTGTCATCTattgctgaaatgcaaaaagaacaTACTGCCAAATGGAAAATACAGCCAGAATGCACAGAGAGAGCCTTACTACCAGGACTGACATCTTGTGATCAGTTCTGATCAGTCTTCCAAAAAATGCCACGGGACCTTAAGAAAGAATTAGATTCTTTTACACCCTACTGACAGGATGATCCAGATTCACTATTGCTTTACTGAGAGGAAAACTTCCTCTCTAACATTAGGCCTCCCTATTCCTCAAACTTCTATTTAGCCTATGGGACCACAGCCTAAAATTATCACGTCGTATTTGCACTCTCATGAATGCTTTGTAGACTGCTATTGAAGGACACTATTCCTAAAGCTTTGTACACATCACAGTATAAGACGTTCTATAAAAGCTTAATGTGTATGTGGCTTAATTCAAAGTAGAAACTAGGAAATCATGATTTTCTGTAGAAGTGGTCCatttatagtttattttaaattacttcacaagtttatttcagcatttttgtttgtatgtttattttctatgcCAAGACACACTCCACTCCTCATACTATTTTATAGACAGAAAGTAGGAAGCAACCACTTCCTCCAGAGGACATTTTACTATACTTATCTTAAACTCAGAAGACTATTGCgaaaatgaagatgaagatTTACAGTGAAATACTTATTCTGAATATGGTTATATCCTAAATTTCATCTAGAATGGAACATTGGAATATATACAGGCTATACATAAGGCCAATGGTCAGACTGTGAATTTGgatggaatatttttatttgcatcacATATGACTTCCTGGATGCCAACACTCCAGAGGCCAGTATACTGTGTACTTCAGCCTTGTTACTGACTGCACTTGTGCAAATACGGGACACGATTCATCCCCAACACTACTGATCCCACAGTTCCATTTGGGAAGTATTCAACTCCTAAGCATCTGTCTCATAATGCAAACAGATTGCTTCCACAGTTCTACTGTAGATTTGTGTTTCCTTTGCTTGTGCTCTTAAGATAAAGCGAGAGGATCAGGCTGCCTGATAATACAGCACTGTTCTCTTATTGAAAATTATAGTTGCTCAATTCAATCATTTTGCAGTGCAAGTATCACTGGTCCTCACAATAACTATACAAACAGATTCCTTTTAAATGTTAAGTGAAGTgcaagtatgattttttttcaggtattttagGAATTCAACTTTGGGTGCCTTCCTGTTCCCTCAAATGTTAGTGTGGAGCCATTATTTGTGTGAAAAGGTCATAATGTGCTGATGCTCACAAATGatctaattttttattttgaaatacacatCATATCAGAAAATCCTGACCCTTAGAAACTGCAATGCTGTGTGCAAACCATTTTATATTAATGGCACAACTACCATGCATTTTAAGTCTGGCTAGATTCAATGTTGCTATTGAAATCTACAATCTTCTCACTTattactgtttctcttttgtttaaCCCTATATATtacaactaaaatattttaatacctGAAAAATTAGTAAGTCTGCTTCCTGCACCTTCTTTTGCTCTTCTATCAGATCATGAGACAATTCTCCTCTCTCGTAAGCTTCTCGTGCCTCAACTCCGTAATTGAACTCTTCTGAGTTGTGTAAACAACCTGTGGGTAAAAGTGAACGGTCACTAAACTCTGTTTCTAGTGCTGTAGTCAAATAGGAATTAAATACAGGCTGCAAACTACAATTCTAAATCGAGTTactgctttccattttttcctcttttcctttccttttcatgaaTATTCAATATCATCACAAGTGACAGACCGTAATTTGATTTTAACTGGAGAGGAATGTGGTACCTAAGGATACTAAAACTTTGACCTTTCCGTAGCAACATACAAATGCTGTAAGAGGGCCAAAGCCTGGCTTTACACTCAGGTGATGCAGATAGATAATTCAAGATGTCACCACCTCTTGGTAATTGCTCTGCCTCTGCAATAGGGATTACTAAAAACACTGCAGTCACAGGAATTATGTAGGTGTTCTTCAGCCTCTGTAACTGGGAAACCCCACAGGTGCTGGCAAACAAGTATTGGCTGGTTCTTCTGATTCTACTATGGTTGGATAAGCTGATTCCTAGATGTCTAAATCATACATGCATTCTTTTCTGCTGATTCCACTAGTAAGTCATTAATCTCTGGCAGAAGGACAAGGAAGACAGGTAGAAGTAGTAATCTTATGAATTAAACTCTAGTAAGGCATAGTAGGGTACTTGAAGGCATGGGAAGCACCCAAGAGAAATGGACTTCAGAGACTGATTCTAAACATGCATGGGAAAATATATTCTTCCCTCTCAGAAGTGTCACTGTGAGCCAAGGGTCATATCAAGGGGTGGATTCACAGACATGTTTAAGTCTGGTCATTAGTAAGGTTCTTCCCGTGTCAGCCATTGCTGGTGCAGGGGTGtgctatttctttttgattcttattttaaagagagaagGCCAGCTGAATGAGGTTATGTTACGGCTTTGTGTTTCCTGAACTGGAAAAATACTGGCTGTAAATGCTATTAAGAGCACAGCAAACTTTCTTAATCATGAAAATATCACATAAGCTTAATAACAGTACCACTATTTGTTTTGAGCTTAACTGCATCATTTTTAGTAAACATATACTATCAGGACAGTTGGGAGGTGCCAAAACAACTCAAAAGCCCAAGCGTTTAAGTGCCTTGTGAAAATCTGCAGAAAGCATTTGTAATACTGATCATTAAGAGAAGGTGGTTTTTAGGATGCCTCTTCATCTGATtgcaaatttttgaaaaataatgttatcCTTCATTCACTTTGGTCTAAAGgtaaaatgctgttttacaaATCTGCacaatatagatttttttaattgaggaaCCATTTCTACTaattagatttatttaaataagaataatCCATGTTGGGTTCCTACATTAACATTGCTTAGTCAGtgcttacagaaaataaaaacccGGGTCTTGTTTGTTAAGGAATATTTGGTATAAAGTAGTGGCAACTATTTTTTCTGAGTGTACATAACAGTATGGTTCTAAATTGTTAATGCAGCCTGATAGACAATAAGGAAGTTTGTCTCATTATTATTgttgaaaaaatatgtattttggcTAGTCTCACCAACAATGTCATTTCTTGTTGCTCTTGGCTCAAACTGCATTGCATATAAATCAGACACTGTGACACTGCAGCCCTGTTTGCCCAATTCTTCCACTGCAACATTCTTCAAAGATCCATTCAAAGACTTGGGCTCTTGATGTGCATAGACTATTAGGACTTTTCTCCCtggaggcagaaggaaaagcagatgatACCTTAGAGACAGGCCAATGTGAAACAGTTCGTGGAGTGAGGGCCTGATCCTTTATGTTTTTGTGCTGTGTTTTCCATGTGGCACCGAATTAGTAAAAACAAATGGCAGTACCAGCGTTTGACTCTTGCTTGGTAGAGCAAGTGACCCATGAAGAACTCATCCATAAATGCCACCCCCACAGAAACATTGTGCTACCCTGGGCTTTTCAGGTGGAACTTGTGGAATGTGGTCTGTTTCCATAGCAGATTACACTGTCTTACTTCACGATACACCACCCAAGCCATGTCCTGCTCCTCCTCTGACACAGTTCCTCCTTTTCAGTCAGCATTTGTGCTCATCTGATTCTGCCACCCTCCCCATAAAAACACCTAACAATAGAAGAAAACTTTCTGCTGAACTGGTTCCCTAATCTACCTCTATGCCAGGTTAGTGCAGTATTAGTGTGAGGGATGGGGTGCAATCAAAACAAGGCCAATTTGGGTTCCTCAAACTGTTGTGGAATCAACTTCTGAGAGCCCAGAGAATCCCTTAACTGCGTTGTGGGTTCCCTACATCTTCCATTTAAGTGTTGGGCAAATTATCATATCAAGGTAAAAGTTTAGGATGCTGCTATCCCACTTTACCATCTTCACAGTGGCTTCAGTAGAAAGCAACATGACTTGTTCTTAGGTATATCTGTGAGCTGTCCAGTATAATGTCtgataaaaatggatttaagcTAAAATCAGTGACCAGAGGGACAGGTAGGGGTGTAGCTTCTTCAACTGATGCAACAAGGTATATCAGAGCTTACTTACTGATAACCTTACTGGACATAGGCAGAGCACTTAAAACAATGGAATCACgattacattttaataattctCTAAAAAATTACTCCTCTCTGAACAAAAGGGAAAGTGAAATACTTTGGGGGAGTCAGAATAATTTATATACAAACACTGCGGGGAAAGGAATTTCCAGAAACTATTGCAAATAACTGGATCTACAAAACATTCAGACCTTGGTTCCTAATAGCCAACACAAAAACTCTCCCAAATTCAGTTCTCCAGTAGACACAGAGGCTAACTGCCCCAAATCACCATCTAGGTGACAGTTGCCTTTGAGGTATCAGAGGTAGTTGATAGAATCTGAGCTGagagcttgaaaaaaaacaatacctCATTTCCATACATTAATTATAAGAGGCAGTTATTTCTCCAGCGTGCATTGAGTGTTCTCCATGAAACAACAGCTTTGACAAAAGACCATTACAATCTGTGGTTAGATGTTATCATAAATCTGCCAAGTGACAGTTGCATACCCTAATagtttatttaaagtatttaaacaaGTTTAAATATATTACTGCTCTCTTGCTCAGTAACTTTTTTCTGGAATATCAAAAACTCTTACCTCTTTGCAGTTCCTGCTAGCCCAGTGGCTGGAGATGGAACCAGTTCAAAGAAGTGAAAAGATTAATTCTGCAAGCTGCTAGTTTGTTTAAATTTCAGTGGAGTTGAGGGCACTCAGACACTGTGCTTGAAGACACTGgagttttcaaaagcattagTCACTTAAGTAATTCcagtactttaaaaaatagcacCTTAATATCCCAACTAAATCCTAAGGGCATTCCAGGTACTATGCATAGGACCTAagtcaaaagcatttttattactatttagTTCTTACCTGCCATCTTTTGGAAGCACGTAGTAGTTTCTGTCCTGAGAATTCAGAATCAGGCCTGTAAACGGAAATGACATACTCACTTATGTGAGCAACATCaacaaaaggcagaagaaaaactgctgttTCATTGCCATCTGGCTGCAAGAACATTTAATGACACATAACTGAATAAGCTGtaggaggaaaacattttgtcagaacttatgtgtatacacatgcaCTCCAGCTGCACTAGCCAAGGGAGAATGAGGGTGTATCAGCTTACAGACCTTTCTCTTTATGAATTTTGCCTGGCTGAATCATTTACCAGTGGTGAGAGAGCTTCCACACGTCACCTCAAATGCAAATTCACCCCACTTTTAGCAGAGAATAAGCAGGATATATTTTGAGTTTGCTTGTGGCACTAGGACAACTACAGCTATTTGTTCATCCAGTTTAACTGACTGTTTAAAATGGATGCATTACTTTTTTCTGTCAGGGCTCGTTTTTTTCTGTTACCTTCTAAAAGCCGTTTCAAAATAACCCCCAAGCCCCAGCTCCGACAGGAGCCAGGAAAGATCACGAAACACTCGTGCTGTCAGGCCCGTACCGTGTGCCGCGGGGGACGGGCGGGCCCGCGCCGCAGCCTTCCCCGGGGCTGCAGCACGCTCCGCGGAGCCGCTCGTCGctccggcgccggggccggcggagagccgggcgctgcccggccgcctGCGAGcgggccccgggggcgggggcagcCTGCGGCGCCCCGCCACGCTCCCTCCCCGCTGGCTGCagaggcggcgcggccggggaTCGTTTTTTACCTGCTGCCCGCGGCGGTGATGGCGCCGTGCGCCAGgctgcggagcggagcgcgctgtcggccgcgccgcgccgggcggccaCCCCGGCGGCGGAGCAGGGCCCGCCCGCCTGAGCGCGGCTGCAGCCCGGGCCTGTGCCAGCACAAAGCCCGGCTCGTGCCCTcaggctgccagctgctgctgcttcactgTAAGCGGACTTCATTAAATATACCTTACATGTCATTATTATTCCGTATTATTATTGCTCACTACAGACTGTTACTATATGTGATATTATGATTACGTCTTATGTTTATTATGTATTGCACACTTATCCATGTTTCATTATAAAGAGTTTTGTTCATCTTAAAAGTGTCACCTCATGGGAGCTGCGAAGGCATGAGACCGCTAGCTGCAGCTGCTGATCGGTAGGTACTGCTGTACCGCCTCCAAACATTCAGTGAGTTCTCACCTGTGTGCCGGGGGTGGGTGCAGTTATTCCTGGTTTTCAAATGGAACCTGAAGCAGAAATCAAGTGATCCGGTCCAAAGCATGGGGCAAGACATCACAGAGACACCTGTGTCCTCTTGCAACAGAGTCAGCAGAAAACCTCTGTGCAAGCCTTATACCATTTGCATTCTTCACCTGCTGCCATCTGTGTTGTCTGGTTTGGGGGAGACACCAACTCCTCTGCTACCTCCCTTGACATCTCAGGGAAAAGGTAGCATGCACATGACTGCAAGGACTGGGGACAGCAAAGCCTGGAAATGGGAGGTGATGGTAGCAGAAATTTTGGCTGTAACAGTCACTAGGCTAAATATAAAACAACGGAGCATGTTCTGCTTGCTTATGCTCAACTGGTTACGTGGAAAGGAATGCGATAAAAAAACAGACAGGGACTCGGGAAACCCAATTTCCAGCTTACTTTCCTTCAGGTAAGATGttctattttttgtctttttgtccCTTCTgataacagaaataatgaaatcttTTGACAAAACACACTGTTTAAGGGCTAAGTGCTGTTAGTATTAGTAAACTGATAGCAAGTAAAACGCACTTTTGTGAAGACTGagtaaaaactgaaagaagCTGAGATAGGTGTAGCCCAAACATCTTGATTTTTATATAGTCATTTTTTAGTTTATTGACCAAGCCTAaagtgtattttcctttcatttttcacagatAAAGTCTATCTACTGCAAGACAAAGGCaactaaaggaaaaatgtttataattCTTTATGCTTTCCACCTGGACGGTTTTATTTGAAATCTTAGTATGATAGCTCACAGAAGtagtaaaaagaaattacacTGTACCTGCTAACTTTTCTCTGTTCAAGACTCTTTTGGTGTTACAGTATTCCCAAGAggtctttttttattcttcctgttcttgttttcctcctcaGCATTCACCATGCATTCATTGTTGCCTCTGCCCAGGTCATTGCCTGGGCACTGGCTGTGTCCTTGCTGACATGCAGCCTCCTCTGGGGGcctatttcccttttcttccttataGCCTGGGATCAGGAGCCTGATCAGAGCAAACGATGGCTGTCATCCAGCCCATGAGCCCAAAGCTTTGCCTCAGTCAGGTGGGAGCCAACACATGCTCGGTCTTATCCTGAGATGGATctcagaaatcacagaatcacagaatggttgaagttggaagggacctctggagatcatctagtccacccccccttgctcaagcagggtcactcaGAGCATGTtaagacagggttgcatccaggcgggccttgaagatctctagagaaggagactccacaacctctctgggcaacacgttccagtgctctgtcaccctcacagtaaagaagtacttccttatattcaggtggaactaAATTTCAgattgtgcccattgcctcgtGTTCTCTCCTGTCCTCATGTCTTcgtggcaccactgaaaagagtttatccccatccccttcacaccctcccttcaagtacttatacacactgataagatcccccctcagtcttctcttccccaggctaaacaggcccggctctcacagccattcctcatagggcaggtgctccagctctccgatcatcctcatagccctatgctggactctctccagtagctccatgtctctcttgtcctggggagcccagaactgaatgtagtactcgagatgaggcctccccagggctgagtagaggggcaggatcacctccctccacctgctggcaacactcctcctaatgcaccccaggagaccattggccttcctggccacaagggcacattgctggctcatggtcaacttgtcatccaccagcactcccaggtccttctctgcagggctgctctccagaaggtcagcccccagcttgtactggtgcatggagttattcctccctaggtgcaggactctgcacttgcccttgttgaacctcatgaggttcttctcctcccaactctccagcttgtccaggtctttctgaatgacagcacagccctcagatgtgtcagccactcctcccagcttggtatcatcagtagacttgctgaggaggcactctgtcccctcatccaggtcattgatgaagaagttgaacagga
It encodes the following:
- the NQO2 gene encoding ribosyldihydronicotinamide dehydrogenase [quinone] isoform X4 — translated: MQFEPRATRNDIVGCLHNSEEFNYGVEAREAYERGELSHDLIEEQKKVQEADLLIFQFPLYWFSMPAIMKGWMDRVLVEGFAHKFPDCYDSGLLKNKLALFSFTTGGSKEMYTKGGICGDIRYILWPMQHGIMHYCGVQVLAPHICFAPEYVSEEKRKEMLLAWAQRLKTLWKEEPIDCSPEGYFK
- the NQO2 gene encoding ribosyldihydronicotinamide dehydrogenase [quinone] isoform X1; translated protein: MAGRKVLIVYAHQEPKSLNGSLKNVAVEELGKQGCSVTVSDLYAMQFEPRATRNDIVGCLHNSEEFNYGVEAREAYERGELSHDLIEEQKKVQEADLLIFQFPLYWFSMPAIMKGWMDRVLVEGFAHKFPDCYDSGLLKNKLALFSFTTGGSKEMYTKGGICGDIRYILWPMQHGIMHYCGVQVLAPHICFAPEYVSEEKRKEMLLAWAQRLKTLWKEEPIDCSPEGYFK
- the NQO2 gene encoding ribosyldihydronicotinamide dehydrogenase [quinone] isoform X3 translates to MAGRKVLIVYAHQEPKSLNGSLKNVAVEELGKQGCSVTVSDLYAMQFEPRATRNDIVGCLHNSEEFNYGVEAREAYERGELSHDLIEEQKKVQEADLLIFQFPLYWFSMPAIMKGWMDRVLVEGFAHKFPDCYDSGLLKNKLALFSFTTGGSKEMYTKGGICGDIRYILWPMQNMSLRRRGRRCCLLGPSV
- the NQO2 gene encoding ribosyldihydronicotinamide dehydrogenase [quinone] isoform X2, with product MAGRKVLIVYAHQEPKSLNGSLKNVAVEELGKQGCSVTVSDLYAMQFEPRATRNDIVGCLHNSEEFNYGVEAREAYERGELSHDLIEEQKKVQEADLLIFQFPLYWFSMPAIMKGWMDRVLVEGFAHKFPDCYDSGLLKHGIMHYCGVQVLAPHICFAPEYVSEEKRKEMLLAWAQRLKTLWKEEPIDCSPEGYFK